TTGATTTAATAATAAGCCTATCTCTTTCAATATTACAATAAGTGAGAAATTCATCTGAGTTCTGATAATCTTCATATAAGCGAATAACTTCTTCTCCTAATTTCGTTTTCGGCTTTTTCTTATGATTCTCCTCATCTGCAAACATCCAAAATACCTCTCTGATACCTTCACTTTTTAATTCCATATTATCTGCCTCCATTCTTTGTGTCTGTAAGATATGAAACTCCAATAATCCTTTTTCCATCATTATCTGATACTGATCATCGTATAATCGTGCAATATGATAGTCATGATCATAATTTTTAACAGGTGACCCTGTATAAATAATCAGCTGTATTACTTTTTCAAGTTCTCCGTAGTTTTTGCCATCCTGTAGCTGTCGTTCTACCAGTCTCATTGCATAAAGCTGAAATCTTCCAAGTTCATCCTCACCGATATATCCATTCTGCATTTCAAAATTATAGTATCTTCCAAAATCATCCTTAACCACAACATCTAAAACCATCTTAGAACTTTCTTTGTTCAGCCCATATGTATCACAATAGACAACTTCAACTATACTCATATCATCATAGCCAGAAACACAACTGCAAAGTTCCCTTCGAAAGTTTTCGCTATGATGCATCAGGTAATGAAAAAAATAATCCGAACAGAATAATGAAACTCCTTTTTTTCCTTGTTTGTTTTGACTCATTTTATTTGTATATCCTTTCTTGAAAAGTAGCCCCTACTTATATATACAAATAAAATCTTCATTTTTCTTTTTTTATGAGAAATTTTTTTAATTTTCTACATATATTATATATTTTCACACAAAAATATGCAATAAGCAATTATGATAAACAACAACTATAGAAAATCTATCTCATTGAAAAATGTGTTTTTATGTAGTGTGAATAGTAATAAATCATCTTTTTGATTATTTTCTTGATAAAAATTGAATGTTTTCTAAGGAAAGAGTAAAATAAAAATAAGTAAAGATAATTGATGAAAAAGTAGGTGAACATCTATATGGAAATAAAAGATGGAAGTCAATATCTAGAGGACGTTAAGATTTTGATTATCGATTATATAAATACACTACAGCGAGATTTAAGTTTTCAAAATCTGGATGCTGAGTTAGCGGACTTAAAAACGAAATATACACCCCCTTATGGAAAAGTATTGGTTGCAGTGGTAGATGAAAAGGTTGTTGGTTGTGTTGCTTATCATAGACATAATAATAAACGGTGTGAAATGAAAAGATTATATGTATTGCCAGCATATCGAGGATTAAGAATTGGTCAGAAGCTGGTTGAAGAAATTATGGAAATAGCTAAGCAGGATGGCTACACAGAAATGGTATTGGATACAATTGAACCACTTTATTGTGCCATTTCACTTTATAAAAAATGTGGCTTTAAAGAAAGAAAAGCATATTATGATAATCCTATGAAAGATGTCATTTATATGCAATGTTGTTTATCATAAAAAGAGGAGAGAAGAGAGTATGAAATATGCATATGTTAATGGTATTGTTTTAAATGGTCATGAGGATATGAAACCACAGAAGAATCTCGTGATTTTAACAAAAGATGATAAAATCATAGATATTGTTGAAAAGACTTTTGATATGACTGAATATGAAATTGTAAATCTTGAAGGGGCTTATATTATGCCTGGATTGATTAATATGCATGTCCATTTACCAGCGAGTGGAAAGCCTAAAAAAAAGCAAAGTGATGTCAAAAAACTCGTAAAACTTGTAACAAGTCATGCTTTGTTAAGAAAGGTTTCTCAAAAATTATGTGAAAATTATGCCAAAATGGAATTATTGAGTGGGGTAACAACTCTAAGGACAGTAGGGGGAATTCTTGATTATGATACTCGTATTCGTGACCGCATTCTTTCTGGCGAAGCCATTGGTCCACGCATTGTTGCTGGAAATATGGCTATATCAGTTGAAGGTGGGCATATGGCCGGTTCATTAGCATATATTGCTAAAAGTGCAGATGAAGCAAGAGATTATGTCAGACAAATAGCAAAAGATCATCCTGATATTATTAAGCTGATGATTACAGGTGGAGTTTTAGATGCAAAAGTGAAGGGTGAACCAGGTGAATTGAAGATGCCTGGGGAGTATGTCAAAGCAGCTTGTGATGAGGCACATCGCCTTGGGTTGAAAGTTGCTGCTCATGTTGAAAGCCCAGAAGGTGTAAGAGTTGCATTAGAAAATGGGGTAGATACCATAGAACATGGGGCTAAACCAGATGATACAATTCTTGAATTATTTCAAAAACGTCAAGCCTGTTTAATTACAACACTCTCACCAGCAATCCCATATGCATTATTTGAGCGTGAAGTGAGTCATGCGAGTGAAATGGAACAATACAATGGAAAGATTGTATTTGATGGGATTGTTGCATGTGCAAAAGCATGTTTAAAAAATCATATTCCAGTAGGATTAGGTACTGATACAGGATGTCCGTTTATCACACATTATGATATGTGGCGTGAAATTCATTATTTTCATAAGTATTGTGGTGTCAGCAATACGTTTGCTTTATATACAGCAACTTTATTAAATGCAAAATTAGCAGGCTTAGGAGATATCACAGGATCAATTGATGTTGGAAAATGTGCTGATTTTATTGTTACAAAAGACAATCCGCTTGATGATTTACAAGCATTGCGTCATATTGAAATGGTTGTGGCACGTGGTCAAATGATTAAAAATCCAAAAGTAAAGAAATTAAAAGATGTAGAAAGTCAATTAGATCAATTTGTTTAAATATAAAGAATTTGAATATGGAAGGTAGGTGAGGTTATGGAATTAAGGGTATTAAGATATTTTTTAGCTGTGGTATATGAAGAAAATATCAGTCGAGCAGCTGAAACATTGCATATCACACAACCTACGTTATCACGTCAATTAATGCAGTTAGAAGATGAACTGGGTACCCAGTTATTTGTACGTGGCAAAAGTAAAATTTCTTTAACAAATGAAGGTATGTTATTGAAACGAAGAGCACAGGAAATTATTGATTTGACTGATAAAACAGAACAGGAATTCCTACAGCCAAGTGAACGAATTGCAGGAATTATAGATATTGGAGGTGGCGAAACATACACAATGCGTTATATGGCAGAGTGTATGAAAGCATTTCATGAAATGTATCCGCAAGTCAGTTATCATCTTTTTAGTGGCAATGCTGATGATGTGAAAGAGAAACTTGACAATGGTTTAATTGATATTGGTTTATTAACTGAACCTGTTGATATTGAAAAATATGATTATATTCGTTTGCCTCAAAAAGATATCTGGGGTGTCTTAATGCGAAAAGATCATCCTTTAGCCAATAAGAAATTTATTGAACCACAAGATTTGAAAAATGAATCCATTCTTTGTTCACAACGTGATTTAGTTGTAAAAGAATTGGAACATTGGTTTGGTGATGTTTTTCATACCATCCAGATTATTTCAACATATAATCTGGTTTATAATGCATCATTATTGGTTGAATCTGGAATGGGACTAGCGATTTGTTTTGAAAAACTTATCAATATTAGTGAGACAACGAATATTACCTTTAAAAGATTATCACCTCGTTTAGAAAGCGGAACAGTGATTGTATGGAAAAAACATCAGATATTTTCTTTGGCTACAACACGTTTTTTAGAGATGTTAAAGAATCATTTTCATGATGGAAAGACTCTATGATATTTTATTCATGGAGTTTTTTTATGCTTGTTAAGCATGATGAGTTATATAATATAGGTATTGGATATCGCTTTAATAAACTGATATGATGATGTTGTCAAAAAAATATCTTATGAAAATATGGGAGGTTTATATGAGAGATAATCAAAGAAAACCATGGTTGGTTTTGGCAATATGTTGTGGATTGGCTGCATCATCAATTGGAATTTCAATCAATTCATCAGGTGTATTTTACACACCTGTAGCTGAAGATTTGGGAATATTAAGAGGGACATTTTCATTGCATATGACCATCTTTTCTTTAGTGACAGCACTCAGTGCATTATTTGTACCACGCCTTATGGCACGCTTTTCTTATAAATTGATTCTGATTATAAGTATCACTACAACTGTTATTGCAACTGCTATGATGGGCTTTGTTAATAACATTTATGCTTTTTATTTATTGGGAGGTATTCGTGGATTAGCAACAGGAATGTTTTCGATTGTTCCTTTGACGATGATTATTAATGAATGGTTTCATCAAAAGCATGGTTTTGCAACGAGTTTTGTATTTGGATTTAGTGGATTAGCCGGTTCTATTTGTTCACCGATTTTATCACAATGTATTGCATTTGTTGGCTGGCAATATGCTTATGTTATAAAAGCACTGATTATTGCCGTACTATGTTTACCAGCTATTTTCTATCCTTTTGCTATTAAGCCACAAGATGAAGGTCTGTTGCCTTATGGTTATCAACCAGAAACGATAACACAGCACCAAAATAAAGCACCAGCCTTTCGTTTGATGCAGGTTGGCTTTATCTGTTTTTTTATCTTAGCATTTATTAATACGATGATTACTGGTATGACTCAGCATTTTCCAGGTTTTGCTGAATCTATGGGAT
Above is a genomic segment from Candidatus Stoquefichus sp. SB1 containing:
- a CDS encoding MFS transporter; this encodes MRDNQRKPWLVLAICCGLAASSIGISINSSGVFYTPVAEDLGILRGTFSLHMTIFSLVTALSALFVPRLMARFSYKLILIISITTTVIATAMMGFVNNIYAFYLLGGIRGLATGMFSIVPLTMIINEWFHQKHGFATSFVFGFSGLAGSICSPILSQCIAFVGWQYAYVIKALIIAVLCLPAIFYPFAIKPQDEGLLPYGYQPETITQHQNKAPAFRLMQVGFICFFILAFINTMITGMTQHFPGFAESMGLSATIGATLLSAGMIGNIVSKLLIGSMSDYFGPVKATLTMMTTNMLGMIILIFSPSVIGLYLGAFLFGSIYSVGAVGLPLLCKYFFGTENYTRAFPMISFASNFGAALALSIVGYIYDFTGSYMNAFLIGIVINGICFGLIGIVMKYQIQNQKMRIDEE
- a CDS encoding amidohydrolase family protein; amino-acid sequence: MKYAYVNGIVLNGHEDMKPQKNLVILTKDDKIIDIVEKTFDMTEYEIVNLEGAYIMPGLINMHVHLPASGKPKKKQSDVKKLVKLVTSHALLRKVSQKLCENYAKMELLSGVTTLRTVGGILDYDTRIRDRILSGEAIGPRIVAGNMAISVEGGHMAGSLAYIAKSADEARDYVRQIAKDHPDIIKLMITGGVLDAKVKGEPGELKMPGEYVKAACDEAHRLGLKVAAHVESPEGVRVALENGVDTIEHGAKPDDTILELFQKRQACLITTLSPAIPYALFEREVSHASEMEQYNGKIVFDGIVACAKACLKNHIPVGLGTDTGCPFITHYDMWREIHYFHKYCGVSNTFALYTATLLNAKLAGLGDITGSIDVGKCADFIVTKDNPLDDLQALRHIEMVVARGQMIKNPKVKKLKDVESQLDQFV
- a CDS encoding GNAT family N-acetyltransferase; translation: MEIKDGSQYLEDVKILIIDYINTLQRDLSFQNLDAELADLKTKYTPPYGKVLVAVVDEKVVGCVAYHRHNNKRCEMKRLYVLPAYRGLRIGQKLVEEIMEIAKQDGYTEMVLDTIEPLYCAISLYKKCGFKERKAYYDNPMKDVIYMQCCLS
- a CDS encoding PD-(D/E)XK nuclease family transposase; translated protein: MSQNKQGKKGVSLFCSDYFFHYLMHHSENFRRELCSCVSGYDDMSIVEVVYCDTYGLNKESSKMVLDVVVKDDFGRYYNFEMQNGYIGEDELGRFQLYAMRLVERQLQDGKNYGELEKVIQLIIYTGSPVKNYDHDYHIARLYDDQYQIMMEKGLLEFHILQTQRMEADNMELKSEGIREVFWMFADEENHKKKPKTKLGEEVIRLYEDYQNSDEFLTYCNIERDRLIIKSRMMQSKKSGIAEGKAEEKRENCLKIIKGKYPNCSLEWLKTCTMEQLDKVFELIFQDISYEEFKTQVLNN
- a CDS encoding LysR family transcriptional regulator, whose amino-acid sequence is MELRVLRYFLAVVYEENISRAAETLHITQPTLSRQLMQLEDELGTQLFVRGKSKISLTNEGMLLKRRAQEIIDLTDKTEQEFLQPSERIAGIIDIGGGETYTMRYMAECMKAFHEMYPQVSYHLFSGNADDVKEKLDNGLIDIGLLTEPVDIEKYDYIRLPQKDIWGVLMRKDHPLANKKFIEPQDLKNESILCSQRDLVVKELEHWFGDVFHTIQIISTYNLVYNASLLVESGMGLAICFEKLINISETTNITFKRLSPRLESGTVIVWKKHQIFSLATTRFLEMLKNHFHDGKTL